The Aequorivita sublithincola DSM 14238 genome window below encodes:
- a CDS encoding DUF2309 domain-containing protein produces the protein MINSKLQQSLNEASEIVGITWPLYSFVTSNPLVGFEKNHFSEAVNQAETLFGARSFPEVSLYRQALQNNEIQESEVANLLKENGFEITPSESLKQMEIETVTAKRNHDSNLDRIVSKWLAAFMDEGLAEWEMPNKSDGFYNSWRKLAKYDSEIKVRNTNEIPSTAAEALESLLKDCSQEENLAIFKHHLAALPGWTGYIKHRNENHTAWHKEYPITLLDYLAVRLFIAKQLGVAFLPNNTSSREQLKTVALRLLWLKAWEASWQKQMANTLEKNNIKLKSKISNKQIPDAQFALCIDTRSESMRRHIENVGNYETFGYAGFFGIAMDYKNENDGLVRKSCPPILGSAYIVSEIPQKSKTEQAEKFAKKIQMKNFNEYFFRRLKNMLPSAFGYVEGSGIFYGFSLVGRTLFSGYNYRKINLKATDYEGIYQPKINKCSEENHEHLDIPLDEKVAIVKGAFDLTGWKTFAPVVLFVGHGSHTANNPFGSSLDCGACAASPGRHNARMFAKLANLEDVRKTLMEKYAIEIPPDTVFIGAEHNTTTDEIVIFDADIPNIQNKALQKIKANLAKAQENATAERLNNTKKSISQAQRNANNWSETRPEWGLAKNSSFLIAPRSLTKNLNLDGRYFLHSYNWEQDLEGAALEAIMQGPMVVTQWINSHYYFSTVDNETFGGGSKITHNITGKYGVVQGNGGDLKTGLPLESVKQSDTEMYHQPLRLSVIIQAPIENIENILNKNENLKSLMNNEWIYLMVMDPKDCNRIKRYSKGMIWNPVLSFDVNTKKDEVLNKVEVATAV, from the coding sequence ATGATTAATTCAAAATTGCAGCAAAGTCTTAATGAAGCTTCAGAAATTGTAGGAATCACATGGCCACTTTATTCTTTTGTAACTTCCAATCCGTTGGTTGGGTTTGAAAAGAATCATTTTTCTGAAGCAGTAAACCAAGCAGAAACTCTTTTTGGAGCAAGATCTTTTCCAGAAGTTTCTTTGTATCGTCAAGCTTTGCAAAACAATGAAATTCAAGAAAGCGAGGTAGCCAATTTGCTGAAAGAAAACGGATTTGAAATTACGCCTTCGGAATCCTTAAAGCAAATGGAGATTGAAACAGTTACTGCTAAAAGAAACCACGATTCAAATCTCGATCGAATTGTTTCAAAATGGCTCGCTGCCTTCATGGACGAAGGATTGGCGGAGTGGGAAATGCCGAATAAAAGCGATGGATTCTATAATTCCTGGAGAAAATTGGCAAAATATGATTCTGAAATAAAAGTTCGAAATACTAACGAAATACCGTCAACAGCGGCTGAAGCACTTGAAAGTTTGCTGAAAGATTGTTCACAAGAGGAAAATCTAGCAATATTCAAACATCATTTGGCAGCACTTCCGGGTTGGACGGGCTATATAAAGCACAGAAATGAAAACCATACGGCTTGGCATAAAGAATATCCAATAACCTTGCTGGACTACTTGGCCGTAAGACTTTTTATTGCGAAACAATTAGGGGTAGCGTTTCTTCCGAATAATACTTCTTCTAGAGAACAATTAAAAACCGTAGCGCTTCGTCTTCTTTGGTTAAAAGCTTGGGAAGCTAGTTGGCAGAAACAAATGGCGAATACGTTAGAAAAAAACAACATTAAATTAAAATCTAAAATTTCCAACAAACAAATTCCCGATGCACAATTCGCACTTTGCATCGACACCCGTTCGGAATCGATGAGAAGGCATATTGAAAACGTGGGTAACTACGAAACCTTCGGTTATGCAGGTTTCTTCGGAATTGCGATGGATTATAAAAACGAAAATGACGGTCTTGTTCGCAAATCGTGTCCGCCAATTTTAGGATCGGCTTATATTGTTTCAGAAATTCCACAGAAAAGCAAAACTGAACAAGCTGAAAAATTTGCCAAAAAAATTCAAATGAAAAATTTTAACGAATATTTCTTTCGAAGGCTAAAGAATATGCTTCCATCAGCTTTTGGTTATGTGGAAGGTTCTGGTATTTTTTACGGTTTTTCGTTAGTTGGTAGAACATTATTTTCAGGCTATAATTACCGAAAAATTAATTTGAAAGCAACCGATTACGAAGGAATATACCAACCAAAAATAAACAAGTGTTCCGAAGAAAACCACGAACATCTTGATATTCCATTGGATGAAAAAGTTGCAATAGTAAAAGGAGCGTTTGACCTTACAGGATGGAAAACCTTTGCACCGGTAGTACTTTTTGTAGGCCACGGAAGCCATACTGCAAACAATCCTTTTGGTTCCAGTTTAGATTGTGGCGCGTGTGCCGCGAGTCCAGGAAGACACAATGCGAGAATGTTTGCCAAATTGGCCAATTTGGAAGATGTGCGTAAAACCTTAATGGAGAAATATGCAATTGAAATTCCACCGGACACCGTTTTTATTGGAGCCGAGCACAACACAACAACGGATGAAATTGTAATCTTTGATGCCGACATTCCAAACATTCAGAATAAAGCATTGCAAAAGATAAAGGCTAACCTCGCCAAAGCACAAGAAAATGCTACAGCAGAACGTCTTAATAACACCAAAAAAAGTATATCGCAGGCACAGCGCAACGCAAATAATTGGTCTGAAACCAGACCAGAATGGGGACTTGCCAAAAATTCAAGTTTTCTTATCGCACCACGTTCATTGACGAAAAATCTAAACCTCGATGGTCGTTATTTTTTACATTCCTATAATTGGGAGCAAGATTTAGAAGGCGCCGCGCTGGAAGCAATAATGCAAGGCCCGATGGTGGTTACTCAATGGATTAACAGTCACTATTACTTTTCAACTGTTGATAATGAAACTTTTGGGGGTGGTTCAAAAATAACGCATAATATAACCGGGAAATATGGAGTGGTTCAAGGTAACGGTGGTGATTTAAAAACAGGTCTTCCGTTAGAATCCGTAAAACAAAGCGATACTGAAATGTACCATCAACCATTGCGATTATCAGTGATTATACAAGCGCCGATTGAGAATATTGAAAATATTTTAAATAAGAATGAAAATTTGAAAAGTTTAATGAACAATGAATGGATTTATTTAATGGTAATGGATCCAAAGGATTGTAACCGTATCAAAAGATATTCAAAAGGAATGATATGGAATCCTGTACTATCTTTTGACGTGAACACTAAAAAGGACGAGGTTTTAAATAAAGTTGAAGTTGCGACTGCGGTTTAA